The sequence ATAGAAAAGGAGATACCTATGAGAAAATATCTAGCGATCCTTGCCCTGGTACTGTTCATCGGTGCAATCGGTTATACGACATATGCTGAAGCACAGACTGTTGTACGTGTGTGTACGAACACTTCAGGCCTACGTATTGTAGGTTCGTCCTGCTGAAGTCCCTGCATTAGGATTGCACATACTAGGCCGCGTGAAGTTCGTCTAACACCTTCACAGCTCTCTTAGCGCTATCCTGTACACTTAGATGCGCGTACTTCTGCGTCATGGTAGGCGACGCGTGGCCTAAGAGCATCTGCAAGTCGTACAAAGAGATACCCTGGCTTACCAGGCGTGAAGCAAAAGTGTCTCTCAGCGAATGGATAGTAGCTTTTCCATAGCGCTCAACACGATGCGTGGCGTTGATCCCTACCCTGTCCATAGTCCTTCCGATAGACCTACACGACAACACATGGCCTTCCCCGGTCTTTGAGGCAAACAGATAGGGGTTCCTTGGGTGCGCTTTCTCAAGACGTGTCTCAAGACGTTCCTTAAGTCTCTTTGACAATCTCAGCACAGACGAATTGTGCACCTTTGGGCGATACAGGGAGAGTGTCCCGTCTTTGGTGTCCACATCTTCCCTAAGATTTGGTGTCCACATCTTCCCTAAGAAGCGTGATGGCTTCCCCAAATCGACACCCTGTGTCCAGGAGAAGAACTGCCAGGTCATAGGCGTCCGTGAGTTCCTGACGCATAACAAGGGAACGCTGGTCGGCTGGGGGTAAGCCCTTCCGGTCAGCTTGAGGATCAAGAGCGACTAGGAGCCGCTGTTCTTCCTCAAGAGACAGGAAGCGTATCTTGTGTGCTGACTTCAGGCGCTTATCTGTCTTCGCAGTGGGGAACTCAAGAGAAGGGTTTGTCTGGTATATTTTCTTGAAGCGATTCACAGCAGTTCTCAGCGTGGCTGTTTCCTGCGTGATAGAGGCAGGGGCCATCCCTTCTTCAAAGCGCTTGTTTACCAGAATAAGGATGTCCTTTGTCGTCAGGTTCGACAAAAGCATTGAGCCTTTCAGGCCATATGGTTTGCCCTTAAAGCCCCGCCTCCCCGCCTCCCCGAAGATGCGCTTGATAACACTCTGGATACGTCCTGACCCCTTGAGGCGTGAGCCGTGTTGTTTGTACCAGAGGTCCATAGCGTCCCTTAGGGTGATCTCATCAAGAATACCAAGCTGGCTGTGATCCAGGAGCTTCTTACGGACACCCTGTTCAACAGCCAGGGCTTCCTTCTTGATGGAACGCTTGGTTGATCCCTGGTAACGAACGCCATCAAGGATGAAACCATAGGTATAGAACCGGCGTCCTGATGCGAGATAGACAGACATGGTGTTTACCTCCTGTTTTACAGGGCGACCTTACCTAGCCGCCACGAAGCGCCTACAACGTCTTCAAGTGACGGTCCTTCGCGCATGACTTCCCCAAGCCTGTTGTTGACCACGTAGTACGGCGTGCCGTTCCTGAGGAGGCGCGTGATGCAGTCCCCCTGGCCGTCTGAAGACAACAGGAAGGCTTGAGGGTCTCCAGTTTCCGTTGAGTGATACTCAAGGTCTCTGACGACACCGATCGAAGACAGGTTCGAAAAGAGAGCGTTGATGGTTGAAAGATCACTGGGAGAGAACGCTTGAGCCTTTGGAAATTCAACAACACTCATTCACTGGCTTTTCCGAATATTAGGTTGAAAAGCTGAGGTTCGTAATAGCGCAATAAGGTCTTTGCGAAGGTCTTAGGGTTAGTCTTAAGAGCCTCTGCGTAGTCCTTGATGCGATCAGGTGGAATCTGTGCGCCACCACACTCTAGTTGTGAAATGAACGTCACATAGTCATAACCAAGGAGGTGAGCGAGTTCTAACTGGGTTAGCTGTTCTGCATGTCTTAACTTTCTCAGATACGCTCCAGCTTCTCTCCTTAAACGCTTTGCGGCTTTTAGCTTCCTCTCCTTGTCATGGTTAGACATCTTGTCCTCCTTGTGAAACGCGATTACCTATTGCACATCATGAACTACAGGTTAACCGTGTAGCCAGAAATATCGGATGATCGCCAGAACCCAGGGACCAAATAGAATGAGACATAACCAATCAGACAAATCCATATGACCTCCTTACTTAGAGTGATCTTAAGAAGACTCTGTGTCTAAGAGTTCTTAAGGAGACCCCTAGTAGTGGACCTCATTATAGACAATCCATAAGGGGTCTCTACCTAGAGTTCTACCTAGGACTCTTAGGACTCTTAGATTACTCTAGGGTTCTACCTAGAGTTCTCTCTAGGACTCTGGTTTCTAGGTTTTATATTATTATGATAATATATCTCTAGATTCCTTCTTTCAGTTTTCTTCAGGTTACCTCTAAGGGTCTCCTCTCTCGATTCATCGATAGTGTCCGATAAATGAACTGGCGAGGTAACGCCTTGTTTTTGTAGTGCCTCAGTTTGAAAGAGAAGGTGATCCTCCATCTATCGAAATTCCGGGAACTATCCGGCTGACGCCTTCCAGAAGCCTTGCAGGACTGA is a genomic window of Rhodospirillaceae bacterium containing:
- a CDS encoding transcriptional regulator translates to MSNHDKERKLKAAKRLRREAGAYLRKLRHAEQLTQLELAHLLGYDYVTFISQLECGGAQIPPDRIKDYAEALKTNPKTFAKTLLRYYEPQLFNLIFGKASE